One Succinivibrio dextrinosolvens DNA window includes the following coding sequences:
- the msrB gene encoding peptide-methionine (R)-S-oxide reductase MsrB, producing the protein MSIKTIYLAGGCFWGVSEYYSRIDGVKSSKSGYANSKVENPSYKEVKTGNTGAAETVEVIYDTEKVSLKTLLTQFFKIIDPVAVNHQGEDFGTQYRTGIFYTDETDLNTINQVVDYEQRKYEEQFALEIKPLENFFEAEDYHQDYLKKNPEGYCHVDFLSLSDLKADNSRFIDQDKYTVEKREVLKDKLTKEAYEVTQRSATEKPFSGEYDRHFEKGIYVDVITGAPLFKSTDKYESGCGWPAFSAPINQSVVSLHHDESDNRQRIEVRSKTSNAHLGHFFTDGPKDKGGIRFCINSAALKFIPYDRMDEEGYSDFKELVK; encoded by the coding sequence ATGAGTATTAAGACAATTTATCTTGCAGGCGGATGTTTCTGGGGCGTATCAGAGTACTATTCACGAATTGACGGAGTTAAATCCTCAAAGAGCGGTTATGCCAATTCAAAAGTTGAAAATCCAAGCTATAAGGAAGTAAAAACCGGTAATACCGGAGCAGCCGAAACTGTAGAGGTAATTTACGATACAGAAAAAGTTTCCCTTAAGACTCTTTTAACCCAGTTCTTTAAGATTATCGACCCTGTAGCTGTAAACCATCAGGGCGAGGATTTTGGAACTCAGTACAGAACCGGAATCTTCTACACCGATGAGACTGATTTAAATACCATCAACCAGGTAGTTGATTATGAGCAGCGCAAGTACGAGGAACAGTTTGCCCTAGAGATAAAACCTCTTGAGAACTTCTTTGAGGCCGAGGATTACCATCAGGATTACCTTAAAAAGAATCCTGAAGGCTACTGCCATGTGGATTTTCTCTCCCTTTCTGATTTGAAGGCAGATAACAGCCGCTTTATTGATCAGGATAAATATACAGTTGAAAAGCGAGAGGTTCTCAAGGATAAACTCACAAAAGAAGCTTATGAGGTCACTCAGAGAAGCGCTACAGAAAAACCTTTTTCCGGTGAATATGACAGACATTTTGAAAAAGGCATCTATGTGGATGTAATCACCGGAGCTCCGCTTTTCAAATCCACCGACAAATATGAATCAGGCTGCGGATGGCCTGCCTTCAGTGCACCTATCAATCAGTCTGTGGTTTCCCTGCATCACGATGAGAGCGATAACCGTCAGCGAATCGAAGTACGCAGCAAAACCAGCAATGCCCATCTGGGTCATTTCTTTACAGACGGACCTAAGGATAAAGGCGGAATCAGATTCTGCATCAACAGTGCAGCCTTAAAATTCATTCCTTACGACAGAATGGATGAGGAAGGTTACTCTGATTTCAAGGAGCTGGTTAAATAG
- a CDS encoding MetQ/NlpA family ABC transporter substrate-binding protein, whose amino-acid sequence MRRISVLAASVVIAATSFLSISAQAKTIKIGATPIPHAEVLEYIKPKLKEQGVDLEVVIFNDYIQPFLTTEDGQLDANYFASRPWYEQFVKDHNLKNLVEVAGIHIEPLGLYSNSIKSLKDLKDGAVVAIPNEPTNTGRALLLLQSAGLITLEDPHAIDATTFSIVKNPKNLQFKEIESPQLPRALADVDAAVINTNYALGANLNPSRDALFIEQKDSPYVNLVIANKSIAQDDDLKKVINELTSADVKKYIEKQYDGAVVPAF is encoded by the coding sequence ATGCGCAGAATTTCTGTATTAGCAGCTTCTGTTGTAATCGCTGCAACCTCTTTTTTATCAATATCAGCACAGGCTAAGACCATTAAGATCGGAGCTACTCCGATTCCTCATGCAGAAGTTTTGGAGTACATCAAGCCTAAGCTCAAAGAACAGGGGGTTGATCTTGAAGTTGTAATCTTCAACGATTATATCCAGCCATTCTTAACCACCGAAGACGGACAGCTTGATGCCAATTATTTTGCTTCCCGTCCTTGGTATGAACAGTTTGTAAAGGATCATAACCTCAAGAACCTGGTTGAAGTTGCAGGTATTCATATTGAGCCTTTAGGACTGTATTCAAACAGCATCAAATCCTTAAAAGATCTTAAGGACGGCGCTGTAGTGGCAATTCCAAACGAGCCAACCAATACCGGAAGAGCACTGCTTCTGTTGCAGAGTGCCGGACTGATTACCCTTGAGGATCCTCATGCAATTGATGCTACTACCTTCTCAATTGTAAAGAATCCTAAGAATCTGCAGTTTAAGGAAATTGAGTCTCCTCAGCTGCCACGTGCCCTTGCTGATGTTGATGCAGCGGTTATCAACACCAACTATGCATTAGGAGCTAATCTGAATCCATCCCGTGATGCCCTGTTCATTGAACAGAAGGATTCTCCTTATGTAAATCTTGTGATTGCCAACAAGAGCATTGCTCAGGATGACGATCTGAAGAAGGTTATCAATGAGCTGACTTCTGCTGATGTAAAGAAGTACATTGAAAAACAGTATGACGGTGCAGTTGTACCAGCCTTCTAA
- a CDS encoding heme biosynthesis HemY N-terminal domain-containing protein, whose translation MIKILILILFTSVAVFVGPMLADTQGFVHIVFGDRIIETSVNTAIVIYVLSILLLFVMYVLLKKILNIPSRIRNGFKNRAFNRKLSAQDEAYIDFSQGQFEQSLGLLKHTCPLKKMSEKSLLVAAQAAFALEQYDFTRAALDEAKSRGRQAKLAADIVRAKLNLDIGNANAALEYLDDMNGAIKNKYISQLYIKSYLANEDYKKIFDNSKEFIKLKALTKEDARNYYIRYLEKEIKEADSKEKVEQIYRDLSREDKRNSKIMGALVYKYLKFGNPDKAQDLALDLMKEELDPVFVDSIASWEVAVPEVLIFLKKYASKNIISAQVNLPLLKAMGNLEFRAGLMPDALDDYKKALAIEPSTDIYIRIGTILTNLEKVKEATDFFRKANALIYEDKALTLKK comes from the coding sequence ATGATTAAAATTCTGATTTTAATCCTGTTTACCAGTGTTGCAGTCTTTGTGGGACCAATGCTAGCTGATACACAGGGGTTTGTGCACATTGTGTTTGGGGACAGAATCATTGAAACCTCAGTAAATACAGCCATAGTAATTTACGTTCTTTCTATTCTGCTGCTCTTCGTAATGTATGTGCTCCTAAAGAAAATCCTGAATATACCATCCCGTATCAGGAATGGCTTTAAAAACAGAGCATTCAACAGGAAACTCTCAGCCCAGGATGAAGCTTATATCGACTTCAGTCAGGGGCAGTTTGAACAGAGTCTGGGACTTTTAAAACACACCTGTCCTCTTAAGAAAATGAGTGAAAAATCTCTTCTGGTGGCAGCTCAGGCAGCGTTTGCACTCGAACAGTATGACTTTACTCGTGCCGCACTTGATGAAGCCAAGAGCAGAGGCAGACAGGCTAAGCTTGCTGCTGATATTGTAAGAGCAAAGCTAAATCTTGATATCGGCAATGCCAACGCTGCGTTAGAGTACCTTGATGATATGAATGGAGCCATCAAGAATAAATACATAAGTCAGCTGTACATAAAGAGCTACCTTGCCAATGAGGATTACAAAAAGATCTTTGATAACAGCAAGGAATTTATCAAGCTCAAGGCCTTAACCAAGGAAGATGCCCGCAATTATTACATCAGGTATCTTGAGAAAGAGATTAAGGAAGCTGACTCTAAAGAAAAGGTGGAGCAGATTTATAGGGATCTCAGTCGAGAGGACAAGAGAAATTCTAAGATCATGGGAGCTCTCGTCTATAAATACCTTAAGTTCGGTAATCCAGACAAAGCACAGGATCTGGCTCTTGACCTGATGAAGGAAGAACTGGATCCTGTCTTTGTGGATTCAATCGCCAGCTGGGAAGTTGCGGTTCCTGAGGTTCTGATTTTCCTGAAGAAATACGCTTCAAAGAATATAATCTCTGCTCAGGTTAATCTGCCACTGCTGAAGGCTATGGGTAACCTGGAGTTCAGAGCAGGTCTGATGCCTGACGCTCTGGATGACTATAAAAAAGCTCTGGCTATCGAGCCTAGCACCGATATCTATATCAGAATCGGTACCATTCTGACTAATCTTGAAAAGGTCAAAGAGGCTACTGACTTCTTTAGAAAAGCCAATGCTCTCATCTACGAGGATAAGGCTCTGACATTAAAGAAATAG